From Ochotona princeps isolate mOchPri1 chromosome X, mOchPri1.hap1, whole genome shotgun sequence, one genomic window encodes:
- the SOX3 gene encoding transcription factor SOX-3, with the protein MQPAQDHAAGASSPRVPADLPRSTSAILPFPPDPLALRPPSALPTESPGLFTVAAPAPGAPSPPATLAHLLPAPAMYSLLETELKSPVGPPTPAAGTGGPAATGGAGKSSANAGGAANAGGGGHGGASGGGGGSDQDRVKRPMNAFMVWSRGQRRKMALENPKMHNSEISKRLGADWKLLTDAEKRPFIDEAKRLRAVHMKEYPDYKYRPRRKTKTLLKKDKYSLPGGLLPPGAAAAAAAAAAAAAANSPVGVGQRLDTYTHVNGWANGAYSLVQEQLGYAQPPSMSSPPPPPALPQMHRYDMAGLQYSPMMPPGAQSYMNAAAAAAAASGYGGMAPSAAAAAAAAYGQQPATAAAAAAAAAAMSLGPMSSVVKSEPSSPPPAIASHSQRACLGDLRDMISMYLPPGGDAADAASPLPGGRLHGVHQHYQGAGTAVNGTVPLTHI; encoded by the coding sequence ATGCAACCAGCTCAAGATCACGCGGCAGGTGCGAGTAGCCCGAGGGTTCCTGCTGACTTGCCGCGGAGCACTTCGGCAATTCTGCCCTTCCCGCCCGACCCGCTGGCCCTGCGGCCCCCAAGCGCCCTTCCGACGGAGTCGCCGGGCCTTTTCACCGTGGCCGCTCCAGCCCCGGGAGCGCCTTCCCCTCCCGCCACACTGGCGCACCTTCTTCCCGCCCCAGCAATGTACAGCCTGCTGGAGACTGAGCTCAAGAGCCCAGTGGGGCCACCCACCCCGGCGGCGGGGACGGGCGGTCCTGCAGCCACGGGCGGCGCGGGCAAAAGTAGCGCGAACGCAGGCGGAGCTGCGAACGCGGGCGGCGGAGGCCACGGGGGTGCGAGCGGTGGTGGCGGTGGCAGCGACCAGGACCGCGTGAAGCGGCCCATGAACGCCTTCATGGTGTGGTCCCGCGGGCAGCGGCGCAAGATGGCCCTGGAGAACCCAAAGATGCACAACTCTGAGATCAGCAAACGTTTGGGCGCCGACTGGAAACTGCTGACCGACGCCGAGAAGAGACCATTCATCGACGAAGCCAAGCGACTGCGCGCCGTGCACATGAAGGAATACCCGGACTACAAGTACCGGCCGCGCCGCAAGACCAAGACGCTGCTCAAGAAGGATAAGTACTCGCTACCTGGCGGCCTGCTGCCCCCCGGAGCCGcggccgcagctgctgcagcggCCGCCGCGGCCGCGGCCAACAGCCCGGTGGGCGTGGGCCAGCGCCTGGACACGTACACACACGTGAACGGCTGGGCCAACGGCGCTTACTCGCTGGTGCAGGAGCAGCTGGGCTACGCGCAGCCCCCGAGCATGAGcagcccgccgccgccgcccgcgctGCCGCAGATGCACCGCTACGACATGGCCGGCCTGCAGTACAGCCCCATGATGCCCCCCGGAGCCCAGAGCTACATGAAcgccgccgccgcggccgccgccgcctcggGCTACGGGGGCATGGCGCCCTCCGCCGcggccgccgcggccgccgcctaCGGGCAACAGCCCGCCACCGCCgcggccgccgctgccgccgccgccgccatgaGCCTGGGCCCCATGAGCTCGGTGGTGAAGTCGGAACCCAGCTCGCCGCCACCCGCCATCGCATCGCACTCACAGCGCGCGTGTCTCGGCGACCTGCGCGACATGATCAGCATGTACCTGCCACCGGGTGGGGACGCCGCCGACGCCGCCTCTCCGCTGCCCGGCGGCCGCCTGCACGGCGTGCACCAGCACTACCAGGGCGCCGGGACTGCCGTCAACGGAACGGTGCCGCTAACCCACATCTGA